DNA from Quercus lobata isolate SW786 chromosome 1, ValleyOak3.0 Primary Assembly, whole genome shotgun sequence:
atcaaaagaagaagacaatgaCCTGGAGAAAACTAGATCTAAAAAAGATGGAGGACGCAGATGATTTGCACGACGACGACCTGCACGAAGAAAGGAATGATCTGTGTCTGATTTGCATGATGACGAAGAACGGAGGCGAAGAACAAATTTGAGTGGGCGATTGGATGATCTGAGTCTAACCTGCACGAAGAAAGGAACGACCTGAGTCTGATCTGCACGAAGAAAGGAACGATCTTAGTCTGATTTGCATGACGACGAAGAACAGAGGAAGAACGATTGGACGATCTGAGTCTGATCTGCAGGAAGAAGAATGCTGGGTCAGAATGAATGtgaggaagaagaagcaaaactcgagtctttaaaactcgattctTAAAagtgaaactcgagtcttacaaactcgagttccacgtcaATTTTCTTCCACATCAGCTCCCaccacttacaaatcgagacttaaaaactcgagttttaccttggaacttgagttttagacactcgagatgctagtttacaacattgttttgaaacatgacaactaattaaattttttgatatttaatgttatttggaaaaaaaattccttgagcttgatTTTTTAGAGTGTATCCCACCTAGATTGTTTTCTTGATAGCGATGATATATTGAGAGGCGACCACTGTAGATTGGGCAAAGACCAAAGGCAAAGATCGGAAAGGAGAGAGGGATTAAGGATGGGAacaacaaataattttattttattttctattagaTAATAATTAAGGAGTTAATGATGTGTAAACTGTGTGAAATTCATCATGtgaaattattcttaaaaatgtCACATCAATTAACAAGATGCAACGTCATTGTTCATTTGCAACGTAAGCAATAGAACTAATGACAATTCATAAAAGGACTAACGttagtcattttttaaacttgagcAACTAATAACACTCACTTGAAACTTAAGGAACTAATTGCGCACATAGGATAAATTTTAGACACCAATAGTGTAGTTTTGCCGCTAAAAAACCTAATTGGAACACATGGCAAAAACCCAGAGTGAGTAAATCAAAGTACACACTCACATTTCTAAAGACAAACTCTTTTTTCAGGAGAAAGTATACCATGTTTCAATAATATCAAGTCAACATCTATTTTGGGGTTTCTTCaccaataaataattgataCTTGTCCAAAAAAGCCACCTCATTACTCCATCAACACACATAAAAAGACAATCTTACCcctgaatttttttcaaagccTGCCACTTACTCTCTTTCCTCCCACGGTGCTTCTTcctctttcaagtttcaaatttaattcccaaaatgaaacccaaaaatattttcaagtccATGCTAGGCTCTCTccccttcttcctttttcaaATCTAATTCCCAAAATCAAATAGATTACTCCTTAGTTCTCTCTCTCACCCAAACTCCCTTAAACTCACAACTGCCTCTTCCATTTTCTCTTTGTTGCATTGCTTTCCCCCCACCTCCGGCTTGGTGGTTTTTAGAGGATATTAAGGGCGATCTCGTTGGATTAATGATGCTTAGTAGTGGGTGTGAGAACCCAAGTCGGAGGTGGGGGGAGAGCAATGCAGCAAAGAGGAAATGGAAGAGACAGTTGCGGGTAGAATGAAGTTTGGGTGAGAGAAAGGAGTGAGGAGTAACTTATATGATTTTGGGAATCAGATttgaaagaggaagaaggagagagagTCTAGTAGggatttgaaaatattttagggtttcattttgggaattaaatttgaaacttgaaagggAAAGGACCATAAGAGGAAAGAGGGTAAGTGCTgggctttaaaaaattttcagggATAAGATTGTCTTTTTATGTGTGTTGGTGGAGGAATGAGTTGACTTTTTGGATAAGTGTCAATCATTTATTGGTGTAAAAACATCAAAACAGATGCTGATTTGGTATCACTCTCTTTGGATTCATCGACTCTGAAGTCTGAAATGCGAGAGTCAGACCCTTAAGTCTTGTCCCATCTGCCTTGTTCCTTAACAGTTAACAGCTCAGATTAAACCAATCactcgctctctctctcaactctgtttcttttattttttcaaagtgaATCACTGACTCTCTTTCTCTGAGCAATGGCTTCGTCTCTGACTACGGCTTCAGCCTCAGCTGTGGGCAAAGCCTCAGCCACTTTGCGTCCTCTCAGCAATAgatatcactctctctctcatttttcatTTCGTGTTTCTCCAAAACCCAAGCTCAGAATTTTCACCAAGGTaatttctcttcctctctctgaGTTATGCCTTTTTTGGGTTCttagaaaatgtgggaaaatgAATGGAAACTTTGATATTTATGTattgggtttttaatttttcttttattttaataatccaaTTGGATCCTCACCCAATAGCGTTTTTTAGCTCATTCAGCTGAAGGATTGTTTGTTTGGATGACGAGAAAATGtgggaaatgaatgaaaattgaaaattttaatttggcttttgcatttttttctttatttgggcaaatcaattagtgtatatatatatatatatatatttatttattttttcttagtgTTCAACTATTGttgattggtgttgtatgtaaaatagaaatacAGGTAGAAGCATACAGTATTGGCAAATTTAAGTAGGGCACCTTGACATGCTGTAGATATAAGTTTTGCATTGTCATAGAATTCTTTCTATGTTTGTTGAGGAATTTTTcgttttttggtttaatttgtaTAACCCTTTTGGGGCCGTTGTAAATGGACAATAGCGCTTGTGTGTTTATAAGAAACATGTATGATTTCACCTGTATTAAAATGTGGAACAGGGTACAAAATTCAGTAATacgaaaggaaaaaaaattctgtagTGCAAAAAGCATAGCAATGTGTTCTGTAAAGATCTTAGGAATAAAAAGCCTCCTTTTGGCCGAGAAATaagtcttatttttttttttttaagatcccAATGACTTATGTCATTAATGAATGGACGTAGATAGAAGGATTATAAATATAGGTAGACCAAGTCCAACAATCCTGTTGTCAGATTCTGTTGGTTGCATGCAGTTCAGGAAATGGAATGGACTAGATAGTTtctgaatttgaaatttaggtATCTGATGGAGAacttaatatttcaattttattttcgaAGTTCCTGTTTCTGGTCTCATCATTCTTTAAGGAATTGATATGCCTGCAACATGTTAGTGAAATGGCCTTTACCATGTTGGaagatatcattttttttccctcccccCACTCTCAATTGAACTGGGAATTTGCTAGTGTGTTTGTGTGACCAAGGCTCTTGAAGTGTTGTATCTATATGCAATGAAAGTCTGAAACTGATGGCCATATTGTAGGGTTTACAACCTAGTCGGAATTGTTCCACTGTGGTAAAGGCCCAATTGAATGAGGTAAGGTTCTTTCAATGGTTTCCATTAGAGGATCTGTTTTCAAATATTCATTCCTTCCTGGATATGCTTTTGGAATCACCTTTTGCCTTCAAGGTTGGCGTTGGTGGATCCTCCAATGCTTCCTCTACTCCCCCAGCCAAGTTGGAGGCAGTGACATCAGAAGCAAAGGATGCTAAGCCATCAAATGACCATTCTTTTGGAGCTTTGGCTAGAGAGGAATCAATCTCTGAGTTCATTGCTCAAGTTTCAAGTCTTGTTAAGTGAGCATGCTGgatcttttgtttcttttctacttttatCATCCATTTCCAAGATGATAAATCATGTTTTATCTTCCTTAGGCTTGTTGATTCAAGAGATATAGTGGAGTTGCAGTTGAAACAGCTTGACTGTGAAGTTATAATCCGTAAAAAGGAGGCCTTACCTCAACCACCACCTCCTGCGCCAGTTAGCATGATGTATTCACAAACACCACTAACCCAAACAGTCCATCCTGCACCTGCACCTGCCCCAGCTCCTAGAGCCCCTACTCCATCTACTTCTCCTGCTGTCAAGTCAGCCAAGTCGTCATTTCCACCTCTTAAATGCCCCATGGCAGGGACATTCTACCGATGTCCAGCCCCTGGTGAACCGCCATTTGTGAAGGTGAATTTTTTCTACCTAGTGACTTACTTAGATTGGGATGATGATGCTTAGTGATTGTTGGAAAAAGTTTGATGctgcatctttcttttttccatttttatttttgggttaattttcttACACGAGAAGAGGGTTATTTTAGGTTGGAGACAAGGTACAGAAGGGACAGGTAGTAGGCATCATTGAGGCCATGAAATTGATGAATGAGATAGAAGTAAGTTTCTTCATTCAatctttgttattattattttttataggtaataaaaaattgattgaaaacaAAAGAGTAACTCTGCATGTACACAAGCAGTATACTAGGGAAGCTATAAAGATCATTGCAATTTACATTAGTATAAAAACTCCTCCAGAGAGTAAAATGAGTGACTACTTGAAGTAGCCATCGAATTAAAAAGAGAATGAAGTAAGAAGTAAGAAGTAAGAACAGTTTCTATATCTACAAAATATGAATGCCCAACCCTTTAAAAGTGtgcttcttcctttctctccGGATGTTCCACATGACACAGAGATGAATGACCCTCCATACATGAGCAATCTCTCCCAAAACCCCTGTCCAGCAGCCATTGAATCCACTAATCTCTCAGGCATAACACCCAAATAGACAAAACACCATAGACCATAGATTATACACATAAGGACAGTGAAGTAGTAAATGGTCTGTAATCTTCCCACTGTTCTTGCATATACAACACCaatcaacaaaacaaattaaCACTTCTAGAGATTATCCTTGGTGGGGATTTTCCCTCAAGCTGCTGTCCATTTGAAAAAGCAACCTTAGTAGAGACCTTAATTAATAATTCTCCACAGGAATACTAGGGCTGGTTGAGTAGATCTGATAATAGGACTCAACCTCAAAGCTGCACTCCTAGTCGGAAGCCAACACATCCAATCTTCACCATTCCTATTAATTTTGATGGactagagaaaaaagaataaatgttTGTAAAGACATCTCCCAATCATGGATAGCCCTAGTAAACAAGACATCCCTGTGTAGGATTCCATTATGACAACTCAGATGGTCTGCCACCAAAGCCTCTTTGTTTAGGGCAATATGAAACAATGCTGAAAAGCTTAGGGTCATCTCCCCACACTATAGTTCTTGCCAAAAAATGAACCATCCAAACTTTATATGAGAAAATTTGCTATTCTATTTCTCTTCTCCATAAAAtgacttcttaattttttagttaGTGCTTCTTATCATTCTCCCTTATCTTTGTGGTTTGTTATCTTGAATTTGTATGAAGATGAAGTTAATATGGGATAACTACCCATTAGGGTGCAGCCCAATGTTATGAATACTGTTTCAGATCCCGTTTTGGTTTGTCCAGTAGAACAGAATATTTCAGTACCAGCCTATTTTGGCTtactgttttagggtgtttcgggatttttaaaaaagaagaagaagaagaagaagaaggatttatttttatgattattaatCTAAATATTCAAATTGTTAAGCAAATCTGCAAATACAacgtttgaaaaaaaaaaaaaactaaaccaaaacCACATTAAAGATGAAAGAAGCTTCCCACTTTACTTGCAAAAGTATCCTTAGCCCATGTGAAAATCATCTTTCCCAAGGAGCATTGATTAGTTTTACTTTTACCACTCCTTAATAACCTGAGTCCACttcttagtaaaaaaattattgtcatcttcatcttctttctatttttttctctcacagAGTCTTCTTAGTGACTCTCTGTTCTCATctttctcctctatttttttttccccttttccccACAGTAGATTTGATCCACTTTTTTCCTTCTATAAACATCAACAAAGTAAAGCATGTAATGTTCATCTTTTCCTTATACTCTAAAATCCTGTGTTGTTTTAAGTTTAAGGAGAAGAATTCTCAGAACTTCATTCTGGCCAAATCTTCCATTTCGGCCGGTATTAGCTGAAACTCACCGGAACTACCTGAAATTTTGTCCGAGGTGGAACAAGAGGCTTATCATTCCAATTTACATACTGGTACGAGATTTTCTGGCCATTCCGGTCGGAATGGAACTAAATTCAGAACATTGGCGCAACCTAGTGGTTGGCTTATGGGTAGCCTTGCGGAGACATTGGCGGAGGTTGAGTGCCTTATTTTTGTTGGGTATCGCGCTGATGGGCCTCCAATCACACTGGGTAAGGCAGAAACTGAGGGTGACAGGGCATTAAAAGGTCTTGTGTTCTCCAATTACGTTCTGAGTCCATCGAGAGTTGGGATTGAGGAATTGGGTGTTCTTGGTGGAGATGAAGGTGGTTATGTTAAGGGTGCAAGTGATATTTAGGGGATAGACACATCCCATCAGACTAACCAGCCGATGTTGGCATTGATTGAGGTCGAAATAGCTTATGCAGATGAGGGCTTGGGTGATGTGGATAGTTCTTCCCCCTTGATAACTATTAATCCTCTAGGGTTGGTTGTGACGGCTGAATTGAATAGTAATGCTGAGGTGATGAGGTTTGATAACACATTGAATGTTTCTAATTGGGCAAAATGTAGACTCCCTGGTTTTAGTAAGATGATGGGGCTTTCTTTGGGTCAACATGAGAAGGTGTATTATGCTATTACAAAGACTTGAGATGGAGACTGAGGCAGCCAATCTAGTGCACAGGAATGCTGCCCACCGAAAAGCTGTCtccaaagataaagggaagagggagttgaggaatttgatttCTTCGGTTAATTATGATGGGagatagttttcttttctttgattgcaTTACTGAGGTTGTGGTAGGGTGTTTACAGTTTCAATGAAGTTAAGAATGGTGTCTTGGAATGTTCGAGGTTTGAATGATTCGCGGAAACGTTTGGTAGTTAGAAATTTATTACGGGAATGGAATTGTGATGTCGTTTGCCTTAAAGAAACTAAGCTTGTGGGCATGGATAGACAGCTTATTTGCAGCTTGTGGATTTGTCCTTGTGTAGACTGGGTAGCTTTGGATGCGGATTAGACAACTGGTGGGGTTTTGATGATGTGTGATAGGAGGCCTTTAGAAAAGTTGGAGGTACTGGTGGGTCAATTTTCCGTATTAGTTCGATGGTAGGGTTTGCGGGATGGTTTTATTTGGGCATGTTCTGGGGTTTATGACCCGAATGATAATAACTTGAGGGGCAGATGTGGGATGAGCCGATGGGAATTCAGCAACTTTGGGAAGTTCCATGGTATTACATAGGGGATTTCAACATTGTTTGTTTCCCAAGTGAACGGTTGGGGGGATCACGTCTTACCCTGGCTATGGAGAATTTTTCTGAGTTCATTGAGGTGCTTAGCTTGATAGATCTGCCATTGTTGGAGGGAGTTATACATGGTCGAGTGGTTCGGATCAGCCTTTGATGTCTAGGATAGACAGGGTTCTGGTTTCTCATGATTGGGAGGATCACTATTTGGATGAGATCCAACGGGTTTTACCTCGTTCTATTTCAGACCACTTCTCCATATTAGTGAAGGCAGGAGAGATATTGAGGGGGAAAAGTCCTTTTAGGTTCGAGAACATGTGGCTAAAGATGAATGGGTTTAAAGATAGGGTTCATTCTTGGTGGAATCGATATTCCTTCTCAGGTACTCCTAGTTTCGTACTTGCTAAGAAGCTGAAGGCATTGAAGGAAGAAATTATTCAGTGGAACCAGAGTGAGTTTGGAAATGTAGAGCGTCAGAAAAAAGAATTGTTGGAGGCTTTGAAATTATTGGATGTTAAGGAAGGGGAGCatggcctttttgaagtggagTTAGGTTAGAGGGCTGTGTTGAGATCTCAAATACAGAACCTTCTCTCATTGGAAGAAGTCTCGTGGAGACAGAAATCGAGGATGCTTTGCATTAAGGAAGGAGATAATAATACCAAATTCTCTCACAAGATGGCCAATTCTCAGAGAAGATATAATCATATTAGCATGTTGGAGGTGAACGGGGTTGTCTATGAGGATGAATCCGAGATGGCAGACCAAGATGTACAGTTTTATAAAAACTTGTACAAGGAGACAGAGGAGTGGAGGCCTTTTGTGGAAGGTTTGGAGTTTGATCAGATAGAGGGGTTGGAGAGGGATTGGCTTGAACGGAGATTTGAACAGGAGGAGGTTCTTCGAGTTGTCAAAGAGTTGGAAGGAGATAAAGCCCCAGGTCCTGATGGTTTCTCTTTGGCTTTCTTTCACCATTGTTGGGAAGTCGTGGAAAAATCTCTTAATGCAACTTTCATAGCCTTAGTACTAGAAAATTTGGCCAAAATGCATTTGTACTAGATTTGAATCTTgctaggaaaaaaagaaaaaaggcaatTTGACTAGCTAAATTCTACCAATGGCTTTGAAGTAAGCTTTTTTGATTGAATACTCCAATTAACCATGTTGAAAGTATCATTCTGAAAATGCTCCTAGGCATGAGCCTAAACTGCTTAGCTTGTCAGGGGTGAATGTTCCTTGATTACCTGTCAACTAGTTTTGGCAGGTGGGGTAAGTTGTCCTGTAGGTTTTTTTGGCCAGAAGCAAGTCCAAACGGCTCTTCTTTAGAAGAGATCcctacattattattattattatttttttaaaaggcatCATTATGAAAATGATGAATGATTAGATTctgtacatttaaaaaaaaaaaaaaattccttctctttctttccccctttttctgaatatattttgagaataaaatGCTTCTGTACTCTGTATGCATTATAATCTTTTGGAATCTGTCACCATTTATTTGTCTACATGCAACTAGTTGAGTCCAAAATGTCTTTCATTGATTAAATTGCACCAgaaataaatctctctctctctcgctctctatttaatttattttattttttcaggcTGATCAATCAGGAACCATAGTTGAGGTCCTTGTAGAAGATGGCAAGCCTGTTAGCATTGACATGGTAAGTCTTCTTTTGGCCAGCTCAACTTATAATTTGCAAGTACTGTATCGTGAATTTAGTTTCAGGTTCTATTGACTTCTTTTTGTCACGTTTCAGCCTCTTTTTGTAATTGAACCTTAGAGCTTGGCCATCAAGTATGCTAATCGATGGACCAAACGGCAATTAGAAAGTGGGTGCAGTTGGTAAGATTATGAGATGCGGCATTGTTTCATTTTGGTAGAATTTTTTGTGTGAAATGAGATTTGGCTAGAGTTGAGAGTGAATTATTGTTgaatgaattatttaatttattttaaaattttttactagaACAGATATTTCTCGCACCTCCATGTTTGGAATTAGTTGTTTGTGCATTATTCAAGAAGCTCTGGATATGACATCTGTGATAGGTGCTTTAACCAGTACCAGAAATGTTTTGGATTCAATTAACCCCCATCCCccattttactttttacatGTTTAAAGGGGACTTGTTCACTttcattttttgcattatgaaTTTTTGATAACATTTCATGCCATTTCAGTGTTAAAGCATTGAGCTACTACCTAGGGTGGTAAGAGAGATATTAATCCCAATGCGGGAATGAGTTTGGATGATGCAAAAGGATTTTGATTTTCAGCCCAAATTCTCCTTATGGGAGGGGAGGAAATTGGGTAGTGTCTTGGAAATAGTTgtattgtttttactttttactcgTCACAGATTAAGTGAGAAGTTCCAAGCTTGTTTAGATTAAAGGGGGAGGTAGGGGGATCAAGGGCTAGTGTAGAGTTGGTTGAAAATTAGCAAGGTAGGGGGATCAATGGGGAGTAGTAGGGTTGTGCGAAAAACTGAATGGactgaatttatttattatttttttttttcagttcaaTTCAGCTTcggtttaaatttttaaaaactgaaatctATCGGTTCTGTCTTGGCTTTAGTGAAAATTATACCAAACCGAAACTAACCGATATATAATATTCTAATCTTCAAaacagccttttttttttttttttcaaaacgacgttgttttaggttttatttaaaactaaacttctaaaaccctaacatctctttctcattcaaCCGCCCATCCCCATTTCCCCTTTAATCGTTTTCCACTTTTCCTTCTCTCCTCTTCACTCGTTCTCTCTTCTCAGTTGCCccttctcctttctctctcactcttcaCTCATCCCTTACCTATTTCTTTAGTCACCATCTTTATCTTTTAGATGAGATGCCATTGGAGATCAGAAGAAGTGCTTCCACTCTTTTTGCTTGGATTTAGtttgctggtttttttttttttttaattttattttattttttaatttttaatttttttctttgtttggatcaatttctttattttttctttgtttgcattcTTAGAAAATATATGAGATAAGGAAACCGAAAAAACCAACCTCATTGACCGTTGTTTTCATGGTTTGGTGTCTTGCAGTTTCGTTTTTGTCTTAGTCGATATCGGTTTTGAATTTGGCAAAACCAAGGGTATCGGTTTGGGGCAACGTGGAGCCTCACACCGACTAAAAATCGACCGATTATAGCCCTAGAGAGTAGTGTAGAGTTGTTCGAAAATCAAGCTTCCTTCTCTCCTCTTCACTCATCCTCTCTTCTTAGCCgccctttcccctctctctctctctctcccttttcaCTCATCCCTTACCTATTTCTTTAGCCACCATCTTCATCTTTTAGATGAGACGTCGTTGGAGATTAGAAGAAGTGCTACCCCTCTTTTTGCTTGCATTTAGTTTGTTGGGTTTATATTTTGagtttgttctttgttttttttctctagattaatttctttatttttttcctttgtttgctttcttagaAAATAGATGAGATAAGGAAACTGAAAAAACTAACTGCATCGACCGTTGTTTTCATGGTTTAGTGTCttgtagttttgtttttgtcttgGTCGGTATTGGTTTTGAATTTGGCAAAACCGAGGGTATCGGTTTGGGGCAACATGGAGCCTCACATCAACTGAAAACTGACCAATTATAGCCCTAGGGAGTAGTGCAGAGTTGACTGAAAATTAGACTAATTTTCTGCTAACTTTACTTCACTCTCTTTCCCTCCctttcaatccaaacagaccattaaTGTTGGGAGCCAGTGCAGTACGAATGAATTTTACTCCCTTGGAAGGACCGTTAATACTTTATATAATgtaattcataataaaaattatataatgtaatttgtttatcttttttttttgggtctaaatatgaaatttgataattattataaatgaCTATTAATAGTCATTTATAATAATTGTGTTTATATCTAAAAGTACATATTCTATCATTaggcatttatttattatgactATGTTTTTATATGGAATTTTAAAACctactatttaaagaaaatatgatttaCCAAGATTCTATCAAGGATTTAAATACagaataaaatatgaatttattatttttaaacattagAATAATGACATGTAAAATTATGAGGTCTCAAAAGTTTATATGGCATAATATTAAGAGGTCTAACCAAAAAGTCAAACGACTTCgattatatatattagaaagagattaaattttgtaagaatgtggtgtaaaattcatgttttacCCTTCTAATTCCAACATGTTATAtcatcttattatatatttaagaataagtACAACCACATCCACTCAATTATAATACACATATAAATTCTACAATTTTGGGAgtttattgaaatattattaggtgtggtaggatgtattgaattttaagtacaTTGCTGATGTGACAATCTCTTATTGAATGGTATAAAACACGGGGTTTTCACCCTatccttaccaaattcaaattctattaGAAAATAACTTTCTTTAAAGCATTTACATCAGTTCtaaaaatttgtctattttacaaaaaaaaaacatattttttctattttatacatCTACATTTAAAAAACACctacatcagtttatctataatatacttcattttatttaaataatcatttttattattatcttatctctctctctctctctctcaaacacgTTTCTCCTGCTCACTTTTTGCTCTCTGCCTTTATcatcctcccccccccccccccccatacACACACACGCAGGACAAGGTCATATCATCAACTCCTAAGAAATCGATAGCTTTGCCGACATCAGTAGTGGTTTTGGTGACAATGGCAAGGTCTTACAATGGCATCTCTAGTGGGTTTTGCATTGGGTTTTCTTATGGGTTTTCGTatgggttgattttgagttgggtttgtgaTGAGTTTTCCAGTggggtttgggttgattttaagttgttttgggtttaattttgttgattttgtgtttggaaaATGAACTATTGAAATGGGTTGTGGTGGAGGTAGTTGGGTGGTGCTAGGTTtctatggtggtggtggtgggttggaGTTTGACACtggctcttttttattttttcttcttcattgtgaAGGTTGaatcttctcttcttcttcacggTGAAGAGAGTATTCACGGTGAAGAGAGTATAGGGACCTCAGACAAGAGAACAGAtgcaagagaaaaataataataaacaaataagatACAAAGCTATAGTAATCATgtaaatatacacggttactgtagaaAT
Protein-coding regions in this window:
- the LOC115991427 gene encoding biotin carboxyl carrier protein of acetyl-CoA carboxylase, chloroplastic isoform X1 yields the protein MASSLTTASASAVGKASATLRPLSNRYHSLSHFSFRVSPKPKLRIFTKGLQPSRNCSTVVKAQLNEVRFFQWFPLEDLFSNIHSFLDMLLESPFAFKVGVGGSSNASSTPPAKLEAVTSEAKDAKPSNDHSFGALAREESISEFIAQVSSLVKLVDSRDIVELQLKQLDCEVIIRKKEALPQPPPPAPVSMMYSQTPLTQTVHPAPAPAPAPRAPTPSTSPAVKSAKSSFPPLKCPMAGTFYRCPAPGEPPFVKVGDKVQKGQVVGIIEAMKLMNEIEADQSGTIVEVLVEDGKPVSIDMPLFVIEP
- the LOC115991427 gene encoding biotin carboxyl carrier protein of acetyl-CoA carboxylase, chloroplastic isoform X2 — its product is MASSLTTASASAVGKASATLRPLSNRYHSLSHFSFRVSPKPKLRIFTKGLQPSRNCSTVVKAQLNEVGVGGSSNASSTPPAKLEAVTSEAKDAKPSNDHSFGALAREESISEFIAQVSSLVKLVDSRDIVELQLKQLDCEVIIRKKEALPQPPPPAPVSMMYSQTPLTQTVHPAPAPAPAPRAPTPSTSPAVKSAKSSFPPLKCPMAGTFYRCPAPGEPPFVKVGDKVQKGQVVGIIEAMKLMNEIEADQSGTIVEVLVEDGKPVSIDMPLFVIEP